A region of Mustela nigripes isolate SB6536 chromosome 18, MUSNIG.SB6536, whole genome shotgun sequence DNA encodes the following proteins:
- the ING2 gene encoding inhibitor of growth protein 2, which yields MLGQQQQQLYSSAALLTGERSRLLTCYVQDYLECVESLPHDMQRNVSVLRELDNKYQETLKEIDDVYEKYKKEDDSNQKKRLQQHLQRALINSQELGDEKIQIVTQMLELVENRARQMELHSQCFQDPAEGERASDKAKMDSSQPERSSRRPRRQRTSESRDLCHMTNGIEDCDDQPPKEKKSKSAKKKKRSKAKQEREASPVEFAIDPNEPTYCLCNQVSYGEMIGCDNEQCPIEWFHFSCVSLTYKPKGKWYCPKCRGDNEKTMDRSTDKAKKDRRSR from the exons ATGTtagggcagcagcagcagcaactgtACTCGTCGGCCGCGCTCCTGACCGGGGAGCGGAGCCGGCTCCTCACCTGCTACGTGCAGGACTACCTCGAGTGTGTGGAGTCGCTGCCCCACGACATGCAGAGGAACGTGTCTGTGCTCCGCGAGCTGGACAACAAATATCAAG AAACATTAAAGGAAATTGATGATGTctatgaaaaatataagaaagaagatGATTCAAACCAGAAAAAACGCCTACAGCAGCATCTCCAGAGAGCATTAATCAATAGTCAAGAATTGGGAGATGAGAAAATTCAGATTGTCACACAGATGCTCGAACTGGTGGAAAATCGGGCAAGGCAAATGGAGTTGCATTCACAGTGTTTTCAAGATCCTGCTGAAGGTGAACGGGCCTCGGATAAGGCGAAGATGGATTCCAGCCAACCGGAAAGATCTTCAAGAAGACCCCGCAGACAGCGAACCAGTGAAAGCCGTGATTTATGTCACATGACGAATGGGATTGAAGACTGTGACGATCAGCCacctaaagaaaagaaatccaagtcagccaagaaaaagaaacGCTCCAAGGCCAAGCAGGAAAGGGAAGCATCGCCTGTTGAGTTTGCAATAGATCCCAATGAACCTACATACTGTTTATGTAACCAAGTGTCTTACGGGGAAATGATCGGATGTGACAATGAACAGTGTCCAATTGAATGGTTTCACTTTTCGTGTGTTTCGCTTACCTATAAACCAAAGGGGAAGTGGTATTGCCCAAAGTGCAGGGGAGATAATGAGAAAACAATGGACAGAAGTACTGACAAGGCAAAAAAGGATAGAAGATCGAGGTAG